Proteins co-encoded in one Luteolibacter sp. Y139 genomic window:
- a CDS encoding HAD family hydrolase: MIEIDIPGFDRLTLEHLVMDYNGTLAMDGAIHLGVREDLRCLAKSFKLHVLTADTHGLAALQLEGLPVSLTIIPGEAQAETKLEYVRDLGADRVVAIGNGRNDRLMLEAAALGIAVIQKEGASGAAIRSADVFTTSVLDAIDLLKHPLRLIATLRS; this comes from the coding sequence ATGATCGAGATCGACATTCCCGGATTCGACCGGCTGACGCTGGAGCACCTTGTCATGGATTACAACGGGACGCTCGCGATGGATGGTGCCATCCATCTCGGTGTCCGCGAGGATCTCCGGTGCCTGGCGAAAAGCTTCAAGCTCCATGTCCTCACGGCGGATACGCATGGCCTTGCCGCCTTGCAACTCGAGGGACTGCCTGTCTCGCTGACGATCATTCCAGGCGAAGCACAGGCGGAAACCAAGCTCGAGTATGTCCGCGATCTAGGGGCGGACCGTGTGGTCGCCATTGGCAACGGGCGCAATGACCGCCTGATGCTGGAAGCTGCCGCGCTGGGAATCGCCGTGATTCAGAAGGAGGGAGCCTCGGGTGCCGCAATCCGGAGTGCCGACGTCTTTACGACCAGCGTTCTTGACGCCATCGATTTGCTGAAGCATCCGCTCCGTCTCATCGCCACCCTCCGATCCTGA
- the epsC gene encoding serine O-acetyltransferase EpsC, with amino-acid sequence MSDSSLSVSKFETTGNSPFEIPYGEYVPKLLASYERFGGWNNAEALNLPSKNSVGEVCEDLLKLLFPGFLDTDVVPNGTLAELTARRLWDVISRLEDQVRKSVRVGNPNVPTGKTPPIMQKFCRALHIVREVLRTDIEAAYANDPSARSREEVILSYPFIEAIAIQRLAHRLYRAGAPIIPRMMTEWAHSRTGIDIHPGASIGSHFFIDHGTGVVIGETCYIGNHCKIYHGVTLGTRTFIKDEDGNVVKGLKRHPNLGDNVTIYPNSTILGGDTIIGENSTIGANVFLMHSIPANSLVIYEEKNLSIKTKPGRKGRGRDQADLLWSI; translated from the coding sequence ATGAGTGACTCTTCCCTTTCCGTTTCGAAGTTCGAAACCACCGGCAATTCCCCGTTCGAGATTCCTTACGGCGAATATGTGCCGAAGCTGCTTGCTTCGTACGAACGCTTTGGCGGTTGGAACAATGCCGAGGCGCTCAACCTGCCCTCGAAGAACAGCGTGGGCGAGGTCTGCGAAGATTTGCTCAAGCTCTTGTTTCCAGGCTTCCTTGATACCGATGTGGTCCCGAATGGCACGCTCGCCGAACTGACCGCACGCAGGCTCTGGGACGTCATCTCGCGGCTGGAAGACCAGGTGAGGAAGAGCGTCCGCGTCGGCAATCCCAATGTGCCGACCGGCAAGACGCCGCCGATCATGCAAAAATTCTGCCGCGCCTTGCACATCGTGCGCGAGGTGCTGCGCACGGACATCGAGGCCGCCTATGCGAATGATCCATCGGCACGCAGCCGCGAGGAGGTCATTCTCTCCTATCCTTTCATCGAGGCGATCGCGATCCAACGTTTGGCTCACCGGCTCTATCGTGCCGGTGCCCCCATCATTCCGCGAATGATGACGGAGTGGGCGCACTCGCGAACGGGAATCGACATCCATCCCGGTGCCAGCATCGGCTCGCATTTCTTCATCGATCACGGCACTGGCGTGGTCATCGGGGAAACCTGCTACATCGGCAATCACTGCAAAATCTACCACGGCGTCACACTTGGCACGCGCACATTCATCAAAGACGAAGACGGCAACGTCGTGAAAGGCCTCAAGCGCCATCCGAATCTCGGCGACAACGTCACGATCTACCCGAACTCGACCATCCTCGGCGGGGACACGATCATCGGCGAGAATTCAACGATCGGCGCGAACGTCTTCCTGATGCATAGCATCCCGGCGAACTCGCTGGTCATCTACGAGGAAAAGAACCTCAGCATCAAGACCAAGCCCGGACGCAAAGGTCGCGGCCGGGATCAAGCGGACTTGCTCTGGTCCATCTGA
- the cysT gene encoding sulfate ABC transporter permease subunit CysT yields the protein MAKQRVIPGFGLSMGITIFWLSGIILIPLAALFIKAAGLGPAEWWSILTSPRTLAAARLTFGASAAAASVSVVFGLLVSWVLVRYEFPGRKLLDAIVDLPFALPTAVAGITLTQIYAPNGWIGKILFEWGIKSAYTPIGVFIALTFIGFPFVVRTVQPVMEDLGHELEEASASLGAGRWTTFRRVIFPMLVPALITGFTLAFARAIGEYGSVIFISGNLPMKTEILPLLIVKQLEQFKYEAAAVIASGMLIVSFGLLFLINLLQRRLNWQTR from the coding sequence ATGGCGAAGCAACGCGTTATTCCCGGCTTCGGCCTTTCGATGGGCATCACCATCTTCTGGCTGAGCGGCATCATCCTCATCCCGCTGGCCGCCTTGTTCATCAAGGCGGCCGGTTTGGGTCCTGCCGAGTGGTGGTCGATCCTGACCTCTCCCCGGACGCTGGCCGCCGCCCGGCTGACCTTTGGGGCCAGTGCGGCCGCCGCCTCCGTCAGCGTGGTCTTCGGCCTGCTGGTCTCGTGGGTGCTGGTGCGGTATGAATTTCCCGGAAGGAAGCTCCTCGATGCGATCGTGGATCTTCCTTTCGCGCTGCCCACCGCCGTGGCGGGCATCACGCTCACCCAGATCTACGCGCCGAATGGCTGGATCGGGAAGATCCTGTTCGAGTGGGGCATCAAGAGCGCCTACACGCCGATCGGCGTTTTCATCGCTCTGACCTTCATCGGCTTTCCTTTCGTGGTCCGCACCGTGCAGCCGGTCATGGAGGATCTGGGACATGAGTTGGAAGAAGCCTCAGCGAGTCTTGGTGCGGGTCGCTGGACCACGTTCCGCCGGGTGATTTTCCCGATGCTGGTGCCCGCGCTGATCACCGGCTTCACGCTGGCATTCGCGCGCGCCATCGGTGAATACGGTTCGGTCATTTTCATCTCGGGCAACTTGCCGATGAAGACGGAGATCCTGCCGCTGCTCATCGTGAAACAGCTGGAGCAATTCAAGTATGAGGCTGCCGCGGTCATCGCGTCCGGCATGCTGATTGTTTCCTTCGGGCTGCTCTTCCTCATCAATCTTCTTCAACGTCGCCTGAACTGGCAGACCCGCTGA
- a CDS encoding sulfate ABC transporter substrate-binding protein: MKSHALIPALLAALIALPGCKEKSQQHGSGAAAIELQNVSYDPTREFYEEVNVAFAKKWAAEGKGEIKITQSHGGSGKQARAVIDGQPADVVTLALSLDIDMIAKQTGLLPTDWQTKLPNNSSPYTSTIVFVVRKGNPKGIKDWGDLVKDGVGVITPDPKTGGAPRWTYLAGWAWAEKQNGGDQKAAREFIAKLYHNVPVLDSGARGSTTTFAQNKIGDVLLSWENEAHLISKQFPGETEIVYPSLSILAEPPVAVVEKTAAKKGSTEAAKAYLEFLYTPEGQDLAGKHFYRPRDPQAAAKYAATFPKIELVTIDHFGGWPKAQQTHFADGGVFDQIYTR, from the coding sequence ATGAAATCGCACGCATTGATTCCCGCCCTCCTCGCAGCGCTCATCGCTCTGCCGGGATGCAAGGAAAAGAGCCAGCAGCACGGTTCCGGCGCGGCAGCCATCGAGCTTCAGAACGTTTCCTACGATCCGACCCGCGAGTTCTACGAGGAGGTCAATGTGGCCTTCGCAAAGAAGTGGGCCGCGGAAGGCAAGGGTGAGATCAAGATCACCCAGTCTCACGGCGGCTCGGGCAAGCAGGCGCGGGCCGTCATCGATGGCCAGCCGGCGGATGTCGTGACGCTCGCGCTCTCGCTCGATATCGACATGATCGCGAAGCAGACCGGTCTGCTTCCCACGGACTGGCAAACCAAGCTCCCGAACAACAGTTCGCCCTATACTTCCACGATCGTCTTCGTCGTCCGCAAGGGCAACCCGAAGGGGATCAAGGATTGGGGTGATCTGGTGAAGGACGGAGTGGGAGTCATCACTCCCGACCCGAAAACCGGCGGAGCCCCGCGCTGGACCTACCTCGCCGGCTGGGCATGGGCGGAGAAGCAAAACGGCGGTGACCAAAAGGCCGCCCGCGAATTCATCGCCAAGCTCTACCATAACGTGCCGGTGCTCGACTCCGGCGCGCGCGGCTCCACCACGACCTTCGCACAAAACAAGATCGGCGACGTGCTCCTCTCATGGGAGAACGAGGCCCATCTGATTTCGAAACAGTTCCCGGGAGAAACCGAGATCGTCTATCCGTCATTGAGTATCCTCGCAGAGCCCCCCGTGGCAGTGGTTGAAAAAACCGCCGCAAAAAAGGGCAGCACCGAGGCGGCGAAGGCCTATCTTGAGTTTCTCTACACGCCGGAGGGACAGGATCTCGCCGGCAAGCATTTCTACCGTCCCCGCGACCCGCAGGCTGCGGCAAAGTACGCCGCCACATTCCCGAAAATCGAACTCGTCACCATCGACCACTTCGGCGGCTGGCCGAAGGCCCAGCAAACTCACTTTGCCGACGGCGGCGTTTTCGACCAGATCTACACACGATAA
- a CDS encoding sulfate ABC transporter substrate-binding protein: MKARYFIPLALASLLVLPGCKSKGGASAGGEIELQNVSYDPTREFYEAVNAAFTKKWEADGKGKIKIVQSHGGSGKQARAVIDGQPADVVTLALAGDIDVIANKAKLLPDNWQTKLPDNSSPYTSTIVFVVRKGNPKGVKDWPDLIKDGTQVITPDPKTSGGARWNYLAAWAWAEKQYGGDQAKVLDYITKLFKNVPILDTGARAATNTFAQNKIGDVFLSWENEAYLIEKQFPGQTEIIYPSLSILAEPPVAVVEKNAEKHGNAAAAKAYLEFLYTDEAQELAGQNFYRPRKAEILAKFSSKLPSIPLVTVDKDFGGWAKAQKTHFDDGGTFDQAYGKK, encoded by the coding sequence ATGAAAGCACGATACTTTATTCCGCTCGCCCTAGCCTCCCTGCTGGTGCTGCCGGGTTGCAAGAGCAAAGGAGGAGCCTCCGCTGGCGGCGAAATCGAACTCCAGAATGTCTCCTATGACCCGACCCGCGAATTCTACGAAGCGGTGAATGCCGCCTTCACGAAGAAGTGGGAGGCTGATGGCAAGGGTAAGATTAAGATCGTGCAATCGCACGGAGGCTCCGGCAAGCAGGCGCGCGCCGTCATTGATGGCCAGCCGGCGGATGTCGTGACTCTGGCGCTCGCTGGTGACATCGATGTCATCGCCAACAAGGCCAAGCTGCTTCCGGATAACTGGCAGACGAAATTGCCGGACAATAGCTCGCCCTATACCTCCACGATCGTCTTCGTGGTCCGCAAGGGAAACCCCAAGGGTGTCAAGGACTGGCCTGATCTCATCAAGGATGGCACGCAGGTGATCACGCCGGATCCAAAGACTTCGGGCGGCGCCCGCTGGAACTACCTGGCGGCTTGGGCATGGGCGGAGAAGCAATACGGCGGCGACCAGGCGAAGGTGCTGGATTACATCACCAAGCTCTTCAAGAACGTGCCGATCCTCGACACCGGTGCCCGCGCCGCGACGAATACCTTCGCGCAGAATAAGATCGGTGACGTCTTCCTGTCGTGGGAAAACGAGGCGTATCTCATTGAGAAGCAGTTCCCGGGTCAGACCGAGATCATCTACCCCTCGCTGAGTATCCTCGCGGAGCCTCCGGTGGCGGTGGTGGAAAAGAATGCGGAGAAGCACGGCAACGCTGCAGCGGCCAAGGCCTACCTGGAATTCCTCTACACGGATGAAGCCCAGGAGCTGGCCGGCCAGAACTTCTACCGCCCCCGCAAGGCGGAGATTCTCGCCAAGTTCAGCAGCAAGCTGCCGAGCATCCCGCTGGTCACCGTGGACAAGGACTTCGGTGGCTGGGCCAAGGCACAGAAGACCCACTTTGACGACGGGGGAACCTTCGACCAAGCCTACGGGAAGAAATAA
- a CDS encoding RrF2 family transcriptional regulator — translation MHLSKKAEYALRATIHLGIATEMGLPVVSGVELADANRLPLKFIERILQELREAGIVETKRGKLGGYTLATAADKIRIGDLVRLMDGRLAPICCASEFAYQRCTCPDEDHCGLRMLMIDVRNAIANILDRYTLAQVVEVTLRKMRRDGIAPPFSTHPGVKNSATPARGKANPADGFLQGLSQLVTAPSDEHQSK, via the coding sequence ATGCACCTTTCCAAGAAAGCCGAGTATGCTCTGCGCGCCACCATCCATCTGGGTATTGCCACTGAAATGGGGCTGCCGGTCGTGTCTGGTGTCGAACTCGCGGATGCAAACCGGCTGCCCCTGAAATTCATCGAGCGCATCCTCCAGGAGCTCCGTGAAGCAGGGATCGTCGAAACCAAGCGCGGCAAGCTGGGCGGCTACACGCTCGCCACTGCAGCCGACAAGATCCGCATCGGCGATCTGGTTCGCCTGATGGACGGCCGTCTGGCTCCCATCTGCTGCGCCAGTGAATTCGCCTACCAGCGCTGCACCTGCCCGGATGAGGACCACTGCGGCCTGCGGATGCTGATGATCGACGTGCGCAACGCCATCGCCAACATCCTCGACCGCTACACCCTCGCCCAAGTGGTGGAAGTCACGCTGCGCAAGATGCGCCGCGACGGCATCGCTCCACCATTCTCCACTCACCCCGGCGTGAAGAACAGCGCCACCCCCGCCCGCGGCAAAGCCAACCCCGCGGACGGATTCCTCCAAGGACTTTCCCAACTTGTGACCGCCCCGAGCGATGAGCACCAAAGCAAATGA
- a CDS encoding rhodanese-like domain-containing protein, whose product MSQIAPTDLKRLLDQDSSLTVIDVRTPLEFGEVHVPEARNVPLDALAPKRRIENGELSSQEPIYILCHSGARAQKAADQFQAAGYENAVVVEGGTQAWVQANLPVTRGQTKVISLERQVRIAAGALVLTGVLLGWFVHRGFFGLSGFVGAGLIFAGITDWCGMGLLIAKAPWNQRSSS is encoded by the coding sequence ATGAGCCAAATCGCTCCCACCGACCTGAAGCGCCTGCTTGATCAGGATTCCTCTCTAACGGTCATCGACGTCAGGACTCCGCTGGAGTTCGGCGAAGTCCATGTGCCGGAAGCCCGCAACGTTCCGCTGGATGCACTCGCTCCGAAGCGGCGGATCGAGAATGGTGAGCTGTCTTCCCAGGAGCCGATCTACATCCTCTGTCACTCCGGAGCACGCGCGCAAAAGGCTGCCGACCAGTTCCAAGCCGCAGGCTATGAGAATGCCGTGGTCGTTGAAGGCGGGACGCAGGCGTGGGTCCAGGCGAATCTTCCTGTCACTCGCGGGCAAACCAAGGTCATCTCGTTGGAGCGGCAGGTTCGCATCGCTGCCGGGGCACTGGTCCTGACCGGAGTCTTGCTTGGGTGGTTCGTACATCGCGGATTTTTCGGCCTGTCCGGCTTCGTTGGTGCGGGCCTTATCTTCGCCGGCATCACCGACTGGTGCGGCATGGGCCTGCTCATTGCGAAGGCTCCGTGGAACCAGCGTTCCTCCTCATGA
- a CDS encoding family 2A encapsulin nanocompartment shell protein: MPDPVDLPVRLSVSAEAARNLATATVTPPQWDEITPRWLHLLLPWVDVDGGVYRVNRVKQNSEGVTVDLLTVDDGEPELPTDFIDYEQDPREYHLSTIQTVLRTHTRITDLYSNAIDQLREQVRLTVEAVKEREEHELVNHPKFGLLNSVNPAQRIKTRKGPPTPDDFDELISLVWKKPAFFLAHPKAVAAFGREATRRGVPPPTVTLFGSPFITWRGIPLIPSDKLPIKDGKTSILLLRVGEKQRGVVGLQKAGVAGEIEPGLSVRYMGTNEHSIASHLVTRYFSLAKLGEDALAVLEDVSIGNYHEYVYPTA; encoded by the coding sequence ATGCCCGATCCCGTCGATCTTCCCGTCCGTCTCAGCGTCAGCGCCGAAGCCGCGCGCAATCTGGCCACCGCCACCGTCACCCCGCCACAATGGGATGAAATCACGCCACGCTGGCTGCATCTCCTGCTTCCGTGGGTGGATGTCGATGGTGGAGTGTATCGCGTCAACCGCGTGAAGCAGAACTCCGAGGGTGTCACCGTCGACCTGCTCACCGTGGACGATGGCGAGCCGGAACTGCCAACCGATTTCATCGATTATGAGCAGGACCCCCGCGAGTATCACCTTAGTACGATCCAGACCGTACTTCGCACCCACACCCGCATCACCGACCTCTATAGCAATGCGATCGACCAGCTCCGCGAGCAGGTCCGCCTGACGGTGGAAGCGGTGAAGGAGCGCGAGGAGCACGAGCTGGTGAATCATCCGAAATTCGGCCTGCTGAACTCGGTCAATCCCGCCCAGCGCATCAAGACCCGCAAGGGTCCGCCGACGCCTGACGATTTCGACGAACTGATCAGCCTGGTTTGGAAGAAGCCGGCTTTCTTCCTCGCGCATCCCAAGGCGGTTGCCGCCTTCGGCCGTGAAGCGACGCGCCGTGGCGTTCCACCGCCAACCGTGACGCTGTTCGGTTCGCCCTTCATCACGTGGCGGGGCATTCCGCTCATCCCGAGCGACAAGCTTCCGATCAAGGATGGCAAGACGAGCATCCTGCTGCTGCGCGTGGGTGAGAAGCAACGCGGCGTAGTGGGCCTGCAGAAGGCGGGCGTGGCCGGCGAGATCGAGCCAGGTCTGTCGGTGCGCTACATGGGCACGAATGAGCACTCCATCGCCTCGCACCTGGTGACGCGCTACTTCTCGCTCGCGAAGCTGGGTGAGGATGCGCTGGCTGTTCTCGAAGACGTCTCGATCGGCAACTACCACGAATATGTCTATCCCACGGCTTGA
- a CDS encoding YezD family protein has protein sequence MSTKANDRPKTDTAALSADWLEVVRKKVEDLRFGSVQIIVHEGRVTQVESLEKTRFPAKSDEPGSAS, from the coding sequence ATGAGCACCAAAGCAAATGACCGTCCGAAAACGGACACCGCCGCCCTATCAGCCGACTGGCTGGAGGTCGTGAGAAAGAAGGTCGAAGACCTGCGCTTCGGCTCCGTCCAGATCATCGTCCACGAAGGACGCGTGACCCAGGTCGAGAGTCTTGAAAAGACCCGCTTCCCGGCCAAATCCGACGAGCCTGGCTCGGCTTCTTAA
- a CDS encoding cysteine desulfurase, which yields MSIPRLESAALPVDLGADDFGTALVSRLANEFFSGSAAESQVPSVPVSVPHTVAGLPADVPLSSPLGSSGPSNGGRDISLSGGFPHASSASAPPVHPTVVGAEPEPVAKSDEPPTGTHRPGDHASHEFGEPSFYTQGLGSRVSPAPAKAPHHHGLPGKGAESLEPDFYFLKDLPGLRLASLGTQPSPLAGLPEFNIDGVRKDFPALQQHVNGSTLVWLDNAATTHKPQSVIDATSRFYSRDNSNIHRAAHTLAARSTELFEGGREKVRQFLGAADAKEIVFVRGTTEAINLVAQSWGHQNIGQGDEILVSQLEHHANIVPWQLLASQVGASLRVIPINDRGELLLDSLPSLLTDRTKIVSVTHVSNALGTVNPIEEIIAMAHSRGIPVLVDGAQSTPHFPINVTALDADFFVFSGHKVFGPTGIGALYGKSHLLEAMPPWQGGGHMIKDVTFEKTIYNAPPEKFEAGTPDIAGVVGLGAAIDYLIGLGIPALAAYEHSLLEYAEDALRSVHGVRQIGSAVNKASVFGFVVPGIPNDRIAKELDRQGIAVRAGHHCAMPAVRHFGVEGTIRPSLAFYNNRADVDALIHALHGIVRR from the coding sequence ATGTCTATCCCACGGCTTGAGTCAGCGGCTCTGCCGGTGGATCTCGGAGCCGATGACTTCGGGACGGCGCTGGTCTCCCGGCTGGCCAATGAGTTCTTTTCCGGATCCGCGGCGGAATCCCAGGTGCCGTCCGTGCCGGTCTCGGTTCCGCACACCGTCGCGGGCCTGCCGGCGGATGTGCCGTTGTCGAGCCCGCTGGGATCATCCGGTCCCTCGAATGGCGGACGGGATATCTCGCTTTCCGGCGGTTTTCCGCATGCTTCATCGGCTTCCGCTCCGCCCGTGCATCCCACGGTGGTAGGCGCGGAGCCGGAGCCGGTCGCGAAGAGTGATGAGCCGCCGACCGGCACGCATCGGCCGGGCGACCATGCCTCGCATGAGTTCGGCGAGCCATCGTTCTACACCCAGGGTCTCGGTTCGCGGGTCTCGCCGGCACCGGCGAAGGCGCCGCATCACCACGGCCTGCCGGGAAAAGGTGCCGAATCGCTGGAGCCGGACTTTTATTTTCTGAAGGACCTGCCGGGCCTGCGCCTCGCATCCCTCGGCACGCAGCCTTCGCCGCTTGCGGGGCTGCCGGAGTTCAATATCGATGGCGTTCGCAAGGACTTCCCGGCGCTCCAGCAGCACGTGAACGGAAGCACGCTGGTGTGGCTCGACAATGCCGCGACGACGCACAAGCCGCAGTCGGTCATCGATGCGACCTCGCGCTTCTACTCGCGTGACAATTCGAACATCCATCGAGCGGCACATACCCTCGCAGCACGTTCCACCGAACTCTTCGAAGGAGGTCGTGAAAAGGTCAGGCAGTTCCTCGGTGCAGCGGACGCGAAGGAAATCGTATTCGTGCGTGGCACCACCGAGGCGATCAACCTCGTTGCGCAGAGCTGGGGGCATCAAAACATCGGCCAGGGCGACGAGATCCTCGTCAGCCAGCTTGAACACCATGCGAACATCGTGCCGTGGCAGTTGCTCGCGAGTCAGGTTGGAGCGAGCTTGCGGGTGATCCCGATCAACGATCGCGGCGAGCTTTTGTTAGATTCGCTGCCGAGTCTGCTGACCGACCGAACCAAGATCGTTTCCGTCACCCATGTGTCGAACGCCTTGGGTACCGTGAATCCGATCGAGGAGATCATCGCGATGGCTCATTCGCGCGGGATCCCGGTGCTGGTCGATGGTGCGCAGTCGACGCCGCATTTCCCGATCAACGTGACGGCGCTGGATGCGGACTTCTTCGTCTTTTCCGGGCACAAGGTCTTCGGTCCCACGGGAATCGGCGCGCTCTACGGGAAGTCACACCTGCTCGAGGCGATGCCGCCATGGCAGGGCGGGGGACACATGATCAAGGATGTGACCTTCGAGAAGACGATCTACAATGCGCCGCCGGAAAAATTCGAGGCGGGCACCCCGGACATCGCGGGCGTTGTCGGCCTCGGGGCGGCGATCGATTACCTCATCGGCCTCGGCATCCCGGCGCTGGCTGCGTATGAGCACTCGCTTCTCGAGTATGCGGAGGACGCATTGCGTTCGGTGCACGGCGTCCGGCAGATCGGCTCCGCGGTGAACAAGGCGAGCGTCTTCGGCTTCGTGGTGCCCGGCATTCCGAATGACCGCATTGCGAAGGAACTCGATCGTCAGGGTATCGCCGTCCGTGCCGGCCATCACTGCGCCATGCCTGCAGTGCGGCACTTCGGCGTGGAGGGCACCATCCGCCCGTCGCTTGCGTTCTATAACAATCGCGCCGATGTGGATGCACTCATCCACGCGCTGCATGGCATCGTGAGGCGCTGA
- a CDS encoding porin encodes MKTNTTRTPGVRMISVAARAPQSPKTLLLAAAGFLALPSTSLAFDFSPFSEPSAEETATFDKLWSNFVLYKNDKNPLLEEFKLIGKYQGQYYWVDSDQGDADAWEDRRFRFGFDAKMFEKTLEVRATFQSTDNFDPFYNGLEDAYVRWKPNKNFTLTAGHMKPLIGYFDWLQSSDLQQTFDSSQVFNQLRVNRMLGLTAEGRVGDFTWQVGGYSNDSDKEFGKFGGAYSYGAGVGYDAKACFGWEKADFRLDWIHSDHDKDDHLFTRYDDLVSATFWAEQGPWALVVEGFNGSGGEGKDGDVFGFFIQPMYDIIPKRLQLVARYSYTDGDGPDSVIRQTRYESEAPNLTGGGRGDRYQAFYLGAQYFIYGDKLKLMAGAEYAKLDGGGNGGDYEGTTFLTGVRFYF; translated from the coding sequence ATGAAAACCAACACCACCCGAACCCCGGGAGTGCGGATGATCTCCGTCGCTGCCCGTGCACCCCAATCACCGAAGACTCTGCTGCTGGCCGCGGCGGGCTTCCTGGCCTTGCCCTCGACCAGCCTTGCCTTCGACTTCTCTCCCTTCAGCGAACCTTCCGCGGAAGAGACGGCGACGTTCGACAAGCTGTGGAGCAATTTTGTCCTCTACAAGAACGACAAGAATCCGCTGCTGGAAGAGTTCAAGCTGATCGGGAAATACCAAGGGCAATATTATTGGGTGGATTCCGATCAAGGGGATGCCGATGCATGGGAGGATCGCCGCTTCCGCTTCGGCTTCGATGCGAAGATGTTTGAGAAGACCCTGGAAGTCCGCGCGACCTTCCAGAGCACGGACAATTTCGATCCCTTCTACAATGGCCTCGAGGACGCCTACGTCCGGTGGAAGCCGAACAAGAACTTCACGCTGACCGCTGGTCACATGAAGCCGCTGATCGGCTATTTCGACTGGCTCCAGTCGAGTGACCTGCAGCAGACTTTCGATAGCTCGCAGGTCTTCAACCAGCTCCGCGTGAACCGTATGCTCGGGCTCACGGCTGAGGGCAGGGTGGGGGACTTCACCTGGCAGGTGGGCGGTTATTCGAACGATAGCGACAAGGAGTTCGGCAAGTTCGGTGGTGCCTACAGCTACGGTGCCGGTGTCGGCTACGATGCCAAGGCGTGCTTCGGCTGGGAGAAGGCGGACTTCCGCTTGGATTGGATCCACAGCGATCACGACAAGGACGACCATCTCTTCACCCGCTACGATGACCTCGTGTCCGCCACCTTCTGGGCTGAGCAGGGACCATGGGCGCTGGTGGTGGAAGGCTTCAATGGCTCCGGTGGCGAAGGCAAGGACGGGGACGTCTTCGGCTTCTTCATCCAGCCGATGTACGATATCATCCCGAAGCGCCTGCAGCTTGTCGCGCGCTACAGCTACACCGATGGCGATGGTCCCGACAGTGTGATCCGCCAGACCCGCTATGAAAGCGAGGCGCCGAATCTCACCGGCGGCGGTCGTGGCGATCGTTACCAGGCATTCTATCTAGGCGCGCAGTACTTCATCTACGGCGACAAGCTGAAGCTCATGGCCGGTGCCGAATACGCCAAGCTCGATGGCGGCGGCAATGGTGGCGACTACGAAGGCACCACCTTCCTCACAGGCGTCCGCTTCTACTTCTGA
- a CDS encoding cysteine synthase A, which translates to MSRPQYHAVDSHVGKTPLIRLNKLSELTGCEILGKAEFMNPGGSVKDRAAYGLITDAEKRGVLKPGSTIIEGTAGNTGIGLTVIGHARGYQTVIIIPETQSPEKLQYLRTLGAEVIPVPAKPYSDPDNYNHIARRMAEERGWFWANQFDNTANRQAHYETTGPEIWEQTAGTVDAFVAAVGTGGTLAGTSLFLKEKNPEVTVVCADPYGAAMWSWFTHGNLDNDDGDSFAEGIGQGRVTRNLEDITVDKAYRVDDQTALSVVYQLLREEGLFLGLSSGINVAGAVKYALDHGPGLTIATILCDSGAKYQSKLFNGEWLLENGLDPGLSVEAAFERNSA; encoded by the coding sequence ATGAGTCGCCCCCAGTACCACGCCGTCGATTCGCACGTCGGCAAGACGCCGCTGATCCGCCTCAACAAACTCTCGGAACTCACCGGCTGCGAGATTCTCGGCAAGGCGGAGTTCATGAACCCGGGCGGCTCGGTGAAGGACCGCGCCGCTTATGGTCTCATTACGGATGCGGAGAAGCGCGGCGTGCTGAAGCCGGGCAGCACGATCATCGAGGGGACAGCAGGGAATACCGGGATCGGTCTCACGGTCATCGGTCATGCACGCGGCTACCAGACGGTCATCATTATTCCCGAGACCCAATCGCCGGAGAAGCTCCAGTATCTTCGCACCTTGGGAGCGGAGGTCATTCCCGTGCCGGCCAAGCCTTACAGCGACCCGGACAACTACAACCACATCGCCCGTCGCATGGCGGAGGAACGCGGGTGGTTTTGGGCGAACCAATTCGACAATACCGCCAACCGCCAGGCTCACTACGAGACGACCGGGCCGGAGATCTGGGAGCAGACGGCTGGCACGGTGGATGCCTTTGTGGCGGCCGTCGGCACCGGCGGCACGCTGGCTGGCACCTCGCTCTTCCTGAAGGAGAAGAACCCGGAGGTGACGGTTGTTTGCGCGGATCCCTACGGCGCGGCGATGTGGTCGTGGTTCACCCATGGCAACCTCGACAACGATGACGGCGACTCATTTGCCGAAGGCATCGGGCAAGGCCGCGTGACGAGGAACCTTGAGGACATCACCGTGGACAAGGCCTACCGCGTCGACGACCAGACAGCGCTGTCGGTGGTTTATCAGCTTCTCCGCGAGGAAGGCCTGTTCCTGGGGCTTTCCAGCGGGATCAATGTCGCGGGAGCGGTGAAGTATGCCCTCGATCATGGTCCGGGCCTGACGATCGCGACCATCCTGTGCGACTCCGGGGCGAAGTACCAGTCGAAGCTCTTCAATGGCGAGTGGCTGCTGGAAAACGGACTGGATCCGGGGCTTTCGGTGGAAGCGGCATTTGAGCGGAATTCCGCGTGA